The sequence below is a genomic window from Streptomyces sp. NBC_00289.
GCATGCCTACAGCTTGCGTTCCGGGAAGATTGCCCTGACTCCACAGTCACCTGGTTGGACGGGTATCAACCTCGTCTCATCATGCGCTGGGGGCGAAGTCACGGGTGATCTGGGCGCCGGGGCGAAGCAGGTAGCATCGGGCTACGTCGACTACGTCAGCAGCCTATACATCTTCGAGGACAATCACTGCTACGGTCCCACGGACCCTGATTTCGGCTGGGACGGACACACGCAAGGCTCAACAATTCGCCTTGCCCCGGGCCAGACGAAGAGCTATAAAATTAAGGTTTGGGACACGTGGGACAACAGCCCCGGCGACCTCGTCGAGGCTACGGTCACGGTCACCAACACTGCCGACCAGCTTTAGCCTCAATACCAATAACTTAAGGGCTCGCAGAGCATTAACCCGTAGCTTCCCGCTGGCCGACTCGTTGGCGTGGTATGGGCGTATCGGAGGTTCAACGGGAAGCTCTGGCAGCCAAGTTTGAGGCGATCTTCCCGCATCTTGACGAGAGGCAGCGGCGTCTGCTGATAGGGGCGGAAGCCCGGTCGCTGGCCCGTGGCGGGATCAGGCTGGTCGCCCGGGCCGCCGGGGTGCGGGAGGCCACTCCGGTGAGGCCCCGTTGGGGCGGGTACGCCGGGTGGGCGGAGGCCGCAAGCGGACGGTCGATCTGGACCTGGGACTTACTGGCTCTAACAAAAGCTGTTGATCATGTGACTGTTGGCCTGTCCGCTCGTTGATCTCGTCGTGGGGAAACGTCAGTCGCGACCGTGGATCGTGTCGGATGAACTCTGGGCACTCATCGAGCCGTTGCTGCCCGGGCCGGCGCCGAAGCAGGTCGAGGGCAGACCTCGAGTGCCGGACCGCCAGGCCTGTGCGGGATTCTGTTCGTCCTGCATACCGGGATCCAGTGGGAGTACCTGCCGCAGGAGCTGGGCTTCGGCTCGGGGATGACCTGCTGGCGGCGCCTGGCGGCCTGGAACGAGGCCGGAGTCTGGGACCAGCTGCACGTGCTGCTGCTGGAGAAGCTGCGGTCGAAGAACCAGCTGGACTGGTCGAGGGCGGTGATCGATTCCTCGCACGTCCGCGCGGCCCGACGGGGCCCAAAAGCGGACCCAGCCCGGTCGACCGCGCACGTCCGGGCAGCAAGCACCACCTCATCGTCGACGGACAGGGCATCCCGCTCGCGGTGTCGCTGACCGGCGGAAACCGCAACGACGTCACCCAACTCGAGCCGCTGCTGGACAAGATCCCGGCCGTCGCGGGCCGGGCCGGCAGACCGCGCCGGCGGCCGGACGCGCTGCTGGCCGACCGCGGCTACGACCACGACAAATACCGGCGCCTGCTCTGGCAGCGAGGGATCCGCCCCGTGATCGCGAAGCGAGGCGAGCCGCACGGCACCGGACTGGGCATCTTCCGCTACGTCGTCGAGCGCACGATCGCCTGGCTCCACGGCTTCCGCCGCCTGCGCATCCGCTGGGAACGACGCGACGACATCCACGAAGCATTCCTCAGCCTCGCCGTCTGCCTGATCACCCACCGTCACGTCCAGTGAGCTTGTTCAGTTCGGCTACTGATCGGGTGAGGTGTGGTGAGGGCGGAACGGGCAGAGCCCCAGGGCTGTTGAGCGAGGTGTCTACGCTCAACTCTTCAGCCTTGGGGCTCTGTTGGTTCCTTATCGTGCCGTACTCGATGTTCCGCATGCCCTGGTGGAGTGGGTCACGATGCTCATTGTCACCCGTGAAGGTGACCGCAGGTGCTGCCGCTACTGCCGTGAGTTCTTGCTGCCCAGGAGTTCCCCGGTGGAGCTGCTTCCCAGGCCAGAGGCGGTTCACCCCGTTGCCGCAAGATCTCGACCTTTCGTCATGATTCTTGAAGGAAAGTGGAAAAGCCTGGCGTACAGACGTTCCGAGTGAACTGAGGAACCCATGGCGCTGGCGGTTGTCCGTTCGATCGGCTCCGGACGCGAGCTGCGCTCGGAACAGGAGCGAGAGGACTTCGAGCAGGAACTGGTGGATCAGTACGCGCTGGCGATGGTCGGAGCGGGATGGGCCGACAGCACCATCGCAGGCGAGCGCGGGATGATCTTCGAGTTTCTGCGGTTCCTGGGACGCTCGGTATGGACGGCCCAGCCTGCTGACGCAGACCGCTTCCTGGCCTACCAGCGAAGAGATCGGGCCCTGGCCAAGTCGACGGTGCAGAAGAAGGCGCTGGCCATCGCCGGACTCTACGACTTCCTCCTGCTGCGCTATCAAGGCGACATCCACGCCCTGACTGGGCACGCGCTGGTCCAGCCGATCGACGAGTTCAACCGGCCGGCGCGGATCGGCGGCGATTCGGTACGAGTGCCGCCGACCGATCCGGAAGTGGAGCATCTCTTCACGAACTGGGGCGCCACACTCCCCGGTGTCCGCAAGTTCCTCCCGGCCGCGCGGAACTACTTCGCTGCGTCCCTGTGGCGCCGCGGAGGGCTGCGGATCAATGAAACCGTCATGCTCGACATCCGGGACTGGCGTCCCGACCTGGGATCCCACGGCAAACTGCACGTCCGGTACGGCAAAGGCAGCCGCGGACGCGGACCGAAGACCCGGTTCGTGTCCGCGATCAACTCCATCGACTCGCTCATGAACTGGTGGCTGACCGACATCCGTCACCAGTTCGGCGACGACTGGCAGCGCTCGGACGCACCGCTGCTGCCCAGTGAGCGCCGCGACCCCCTCACCGGATACTGCACCCGAGTGGGTGACGACGCACTCCGCTCTGGCCTGGCCCAGGCCGTGGCGACCTGGCTGCCGGAGTGGAACGACCGACTCACCCCACACGGGCTGCGGCACTACTGCGCGTCCTCGCTCTACCTGCGCGGCCTCGATCTCAAGGCCATCCAGGAACTCCTTGGCCATGAATGGCTCGCCACCACGACTCGTTACATTCACGTCCATAACGACCACATCGAGCGGGCCTGGGAGGACGCCAACGAGCGCGTCACCGCCCGGTTCTGCGGAGAGGCGAGGTGACCCGATGCGCTGGCAACTTCGCATGAGAGCAGCCGAACAGGGCATCTGGAAGTCCACCGAACTGCGCCGCCGGCTCTCCGAAGCCGGCCTGGAGATCAGCGCCGGCAAGATGTCGGCGCTGTGGACCGGTACTCCGACGACCATCCGGCTCGATGACCTCGACGTGCTCTGCGCCGTCCTGGAATGCAGCCCCACCGACCTGCTTATCTGCGAACCGGACAAAGTCGCGGCCCGCAAACCGGCACAGCCCGCCGAGGCAGTGGGCGGGCCGGTGATCACGCCGCGGTTCGGGCGCAACCGCTCGGCGCCCCCGGCATGACGCGCAACCACCCGCGCATCTGTCCGGGATGCCGCACCAAGCCGGTCGCCACCAGCCGGTCCGACCTCTGCTACGACTGCATGCCTGATGGTCCGCACGTCCCGCCGCGCTGCCGGGACTGTGGATCGGACCGCGACTACTACTCCAGCGGCCTGTGCCGGCTCTGCCACCACTTCGCTCCCCAGCCGCCGGGCTCCTGCCGGGACTGCCATGCCTGGGGCGTGACCCGGCGCGGCAACTGGCTGTGCAAGGGCTGCACTTCGTGGCGCGCACGGCCCGAGCACTACCCGGTCGCCACCTGCCCGTTCTGTGAACACCGCCGCCCCACCAAACCGGGCGGAACATGCCGGCTGTGCTGGCGGCAGACCGTCGCTGAACGCGTCCGACGCCACGCGAAGTACTTCCCGGCCGCCGAAGCCAACCGGCACGGCCAGCAGCTGTACTTCGCCCTGCCCACCCGCAACCTCCGCGCGGCGGGCCCACGCTCTACAGCCGCTGTCACCCTCGCCCACCCGG
It includes:
- a CDS encoding helix-turn-helix transcriptional regulator, yielding MRWQLRMRAAEQGIWKSTELRRRLSEAGLEISAGKMSALWTGTPTTIRLDDLDVLCAVLECSPTDLLICEPDKVAARKPAQPAEAVGGPVITPRFGRNRSAPPA
- a CDS encoding tyrosine-type recombinase/integrase, translated to MALAVVRSIGSGRELRSEQEREDFEQELVDQYALAMVGAGWADSTIAGERGMIFEFLRFLGRSVWTAQPADADRFLAYQRRDRALAKSTVQKKALAIAGLYDFLLLRYQGDIHALTGHALVQPIDEFNRPARIGGDSVRVPPTDPEVEHLFTNWGATLPGVRKFLPAARNYFAASLWRRGGLRINETVMLDIRDWRPDLGSHGKLHVRYGKGSRGRGPKTRFVSAINSIDSLMNWWLTDIRHQFGDDWQRSDAPLLPSERRDPLTGYCTRVGDDALRSGLAQAVATWLPEWNDRLTPHGLRHYCASSLYLRGLDLKAIQELLGHEWLATTTRYIHVHNDHIERAWEDANERVTARFCGEAR